In a single window of the Anguilla rostrata isolate EN2019 chromosome 6, ASM1855537v3, whole genome shotgun sequence genome:
- the gpr160 gene encoding probable G-protein coupled receptor 160 — protein MDKSIPSLLLILGVKCLLNWTVVLSLWRHMGRSFLGTFCVSLSLVDTLLGLSLSAIYGLKDFRLLGLRFTQHHICLLIQIACFTYSLLHWPLFILAGLDHYWTQRLCPHLLHWSRRLAYALGVCVVWTLALLYVFLASDSHPDLEEDFHLLLHSCLMSGSPQTTQVSTVLLLALGCTFLYCYPELRTAASAGRGGARPVPSVFRTGRPLSRHVLWLTAKRFLSMWAPFIVFQLAVLLLRVEIPAYLDMNVPWLCFLNSFLIGAVSWNRFRNFNLGKSPVSVDGFCDWDFGSISAEVNGEMA, from the coding sequence ATGGACAAGTCCATCCCCTCTCTACTGCTGATTCTGGGCGTTAAATGCTTGCTAAACTGGACTGTGGTGCTGAGCCTGTGGCGCCACATGGGCCGAAGCTTCCTGGGGACGTTCTGCGTCTCGCTGTCGCTGGTCGACACGCTCCTGGGACTCTCCCTTTCCGCCATCTACGGCCTGAAGGACTTCCGTCTCCTGGGCCTGAGGTTCACCCAGCACCACATCTGCCTGCTGATCCAAATAGCTTGCTTCACTTACAGCCTGCTGCACTGGCCCCTCTTCATCCTCGCCGGACTGGACCACTACTGGACCCAGCGGCTCTGCCCTCACCTCCTGCACTGGTCCCGCAGGCTGGCCTACGCCCTGGGGGTATGTGTGGTCTGGACCCTGGCCCTCCTCTATGTCTTTTTGGCTTCTGATTCCCACCCCGACTTGGAGGAGGACTTTCACCTCCTGCTCCACTCGTGCCTAATGTCCGGCAGCCCCCAGACCACGCAGGTGTCTACGGTGCTCCTACTGGCTTTGGGCTGCACCTTCCTCTACTGCTACCCAGAGCTGAGAACCGCAGCCAGCGCAgggagaggcggggccaggCCGGTCCCAAGCGTGTTCCGGACGGGCAGGCCGCTGAGCAGGCACGTCCTGTGGCTGACCGCAAAACGGTTCCTCAGCATGTGGGCGCCCTTCATAGTTTTCCAGTTGGCCGTCCTGCTTCTTCGCGTGGAGATCCCCGCGTACCTGGACATGAACGTCCCTTGGCTCTGCTTTCTCAACAGCTTCCTGATCGGCGCGGTCTCCTGGAATCGCTTCCGAAACTTTAATCTCGGGAAGAGCCCCGTGTCCGTGGACGGCTTCTGCGATTGGGATTTCGGTTCCATTTCTGCAGAGGTGAATGGTGAGATGGCCTGA